One window of Watersipora subatra chromosome 3, tzWatSuba1.1, whole genome shotgun sequence genomic DNA carries:
- the LOC137389687 gene encoding uncharacterized protein: MIDFLDKFTQAVKNATHVIDIPAVDAFVHNLDLKVKDIGNLYNKIIETNENEKNPTHEQLLNEFQADVKSFKTQIQEQCQEESEILAEEKALEDAKRRMEEEMRAYTVKRQNLLRRMESSSVRVNRLSSPSIRATASSTPNTDRYESSSAPSAIDSINLREPQVGIGTRHILKAFTDNLAESFNAKMNSSTASVSKPNRKSVEPSIFSGDTLEFADWEVDMDAFVFEEGLTDREALRYLKKFVAGEAKKAIIGLLTYSSDNSYQEAREKLRDRYSMEGGIARILLKKLENWPNIRSGDGKKMREFGDFLDQVRRSMSSTEGLQILNTELYNERICQKLPDSAKFSWTQRVCRAKRMRTGNLSFSDFTEFVLEQADCYMSNIMASQSKDQKHDQPKSKGRYEERTNRRAASYQTERTRREPFCYFCNGNDKGHYTRDCRKLAEKSLKERKDFVHKKGLCFSCLNGKHRSSICNRKQTCSNCHRMHPTMLHDPDWKPTEKSDSQRNSSQQPTTSNQGKEQTKTKTCNSTGVYGQSSFSMMVPVYVSAGNNEKLVYALLDTLSDITFIDKQTAMEIGASGIPDTLNLETMNAISRSSTLRYEKLQIRGYLTDEISTIDAVERPEIKCHSDNIPTDEKCRKIPHLRSLARHLPPKLDIPIGLMIGKDSPEIITPLLTKRGEAGETSACKTMFGWTLCGGKLKTKLATSFKTDATLFPIVEQDFEDPGGKPLSQQDMQFLKILDEGIHQDPDGSYVMPLPFKSSSTPILPNNRHQAEQRLGLLKNKLLKDSAYEADYRKFMNTLFEKGFAEEVPVSEMVREDDNIEISKSAAEFLKDNFYVDDGIFSVDDIRTAKDLVNSAREICSKGNLRLHKYVSNEPAALADLPESEKETEAISFNSIMPTQRTLGVSWCLQSDQLCFTSNIDARPLSRRGILSTVAQVYDPIGLVSPFTLMGKNVLQDPKDFGTIKRAELHHFADASEDGYGACSYIRLIDTTDRIHCALVLSKARVAPLNRTTIPRMELQGAVLATKLQGKLHEELRMPIDGVFFWTDSMIVLGYIRNETSRFSPFVANRATQIRHRTKPAQWNHVPGIVNPADMASRGATIHQLTNSHWFCGPDFLWKENLDDILLNQPTRFNVAASDPELRKTIRVDMNQVTYPIKVENFSKWDNLIRATAQLRAVAKRAKDKLKPIWKLEKMSREHSQDAEALLIRLDQQKYFHSEILDIQAHGRMDTAGLRTAMYEICSIINGKPLTCSNLNNPDEGVITPHHLITMKPVSVPTHQEIGEVPDGEVYGKNMFEKTQRFANEFWRHWQDYLTKVETRQKWRNPCQNLKVGDVVAVVDENTWRSQWKVGAVDSVNTGRDGLVRSATVRISNPEQITRSGKRKGEPNMLYRPIQKLLLLVSINSKY, encoded by the exons ATGATAGATTTCCTAGACAAGTTCACACAAGCTGTTAAAAATGCCACCCATGTCATTGATATACCTGCTGTTGATGCCTTTGTTCACAACCTTGATTTGAAAGTCAAAGATATAggcaatttatataataaaattattgaaacaaATGAAAATGAGAAGAACCCCACCCATGAACAACTCTTAAATGAATTTCAAGCGGATGTCAAGTCATTCAAAACCCAGATCCAGGAACAGTGCCAAGAAGAGAGTGAAATCCTAGCTGAAGAGAAGGCACTAGAAGATGCTAAAAGGAGAATGGAAGAAGAAATGCGAGCTTACACAGTGAAAAGACAAAATCTCCTGAGAAGGATGGAATCATCATCAGTAAGGGTAAATCGTTTGAGCAGTCCAAGTATCAGGGCTACAGCATCTTCAACTCCAAACACAGACAGATACGAATCGTCCTCAGCACCAAGTGCAATCGATAGCATCAACCTGAGG GAACCGCAAGTTGGAATTGGCACCCGCCACATCCTCAAAGCCTTCACCGACAACCTAGCAGAATCGTTCAATGCCAAAATGAACTCATCGACAGCTAGTGTGTCGAAGCCAAACAGGAAGTCCGTTGAACCGAGCATTTTTTCTGGCGATACCCTCGAATTTGCAGATTGGGAGGTAGATATGGATGCCTTCGTTTTCGAGGAAGGACTAACAGACAGGGAGGCCCTGCGATACCTGAAGAAATTTGTTGCAGGCGAAGCAAAAAAGGCCATAATCGGTTTATTGACATACAGTAGCGATAACTCCTATCAGGAAGCTCGTGAAAAACTGCGAGATCGATACAGTATGGAAGGCGGCATCGCAAGGATACTGTTGAAGAAGCTGGAAAACTGGCCAAACATACGCTCCGGAGACGGAAAGAAGATGAGAGAGTTCGGCGACTTCTTGGATCAAGTCAGAAGAAGCATGAGCTCCACAGAAGGCCTACAGATCCTCAACACTGAGCTATACAACGAACGCATTTGCCAAAAGCTACCCGACAGTGCCAAGTTCTCTTGGACGCAGAGAGTATGTAGAGCTAAGCGAATGAGGACAGGAAATTTGTCATTTTCTGATTTCACAGAGTTTGTTCTCGAGCAAGCGGACTGCTACATGAGCAACATCATGGCATCACAGAGTAAGGATCAAAAGCATGATCAGCCTAAAAGTAAGGGCAGATATGAAGAGAGGACAAACAGAAGGGCTGCATCTTACCAAACTGAACGAACAAGAAGAGAACCATTTTGCTACTTCTGCAACGGCAACGACAAAGGACACTACACAAGGGATTGCAGAAAACTGGCCGAgaaatcactaaaggaaagaaaagACTTTGTACACAAGAAGGGATTGTGCTTCTCTTGTCTGAACGGTAAACATAGATCAAGCATCTGTAACCGCAAGCAGACATGTTCTAACTGCCATAGAATGCACCCGACTATGTTACATGATCCCGACTGGAAGCCCACAGAAAAATCGGACTCACAACGAAATTCCAGCCAACAACCTACTACCAGCAACCAAGGCAAAGAACAAACAAAAACTAAGACATGCAATTCAACTGGAGTCTACGGACAATCTAGCTTCAGTATGATGGTACCAGTATACGTATCCGCTGGAAACAATGAAAAACTAGTGTATGCCCTCCTCGATACATTGTCCGACATCACCTTCATTGACAAGCAAACCGCAATGGAGATTGGAGCAAGTGGCATCCCCGACACCCTAAACCTAGAAACCATGAACGCCATAAGCCGATCATCCACATTGAGGTATGAAAAACTGCAAATCAGAGGATACCTAACCGATGAAATCTCAACAATTGACGCAGTTGAACGACCAGAAATAAAGTGCCACTCAGACAACATACCGACAGATGAGAAGTGCCGCAAGATACCACATTTAAGATCCCTTGCAAGGCATCTCCCACCAAAGCTGGACATCCCGATCGGACTGATGATAGGTAAAGACAGTCCAGAAATCATCACACCACTCCTGACAAAAAGAGGAGAAGCTGGGGAGACATCAGCTTGTAAGACGATGTTTGGATGGACACTATGCGGTGGTAAACTCAAAACCAAACTGGCAACAAGTTTTAAGACGGACGCCACACTCTTTCCCATAGTGGAACAAGACTTTGAAGACCCTGGAGGTAAGCCCCTGTCACAACAAGACATGCAATTTCTTAAAATCCTTGACGAAGGAATTCACCAAGATCCGGACGGGAGCTACGTCATGCCTCTGCCCTTCAAGTCATCATCAACGCCAATACTGCCAAACAACAGGCATCAAGCAGAGCAGAGACTCGGACTGCTCAAAAACAAACTCTTGAAGGACTCAGCATATGAAGCAGACTATCGAAAATTTATGAACACACTATTCGAAAAGGGATTTGCGGAGGAAGTCCCAGTCTCAGAGATGGTAAGAGAAGATG ACAACATAGAAATATCTAAAAGTGCGGCAGAATTCCTCAAAGACAACTTTTACGTGGACGACGGAATATTCAGCGTAGATGACATCAGAACTGCCAAAGACCTGGTGAATTCAGCGAGGGAAATTTGCTCTAAAGGCAACCTTCGCCTACACAAGTATGTCAGTAATGAGCCCGCAGCTCTTGCCGATTTGCCAGAATCCGAGAAAGAGACGGAAGCTATCTCATTCAACAGCATCATGCCGACACAAAGAACACTTGGAGTTAGTTGGTGTCTACAGAGTGACCAGCTCTGCTTCACCAGCAATATCGACGCAAGACCACTCTCAAGACGCGGTATTCTCTCAACCGTAGCCCAGGTATATGATCCGATTGGTCTGGTTTCACCCTTTACCCTAATGGGAAAGAATGTGCTACAAGAT CCAAAGGATTTTGGAACTATCAAACGAGCCGAACTTCATCACTTTGCGGACGCGAGTGAAGACGGTTATGGCGCATGCTCATACATCCGTCTTATCGATACCACAGATCGCATCCACTGCGCACTTGTCCTCTCAAAGGCTAGAGTGGCCCCCCTGAACCGAACGACCATACCTCGTATGGAGCTTCAAGGTGCGGTGCTAGCTACCAAGCTCCAAGGGAAACTGCATGAGGAACTGAGGATGCCAATAGACGGAGTGTTCTTCTGGACAGACAGCATGATCGTACTGGGCTATATCAGAAATGAAACATCAAGATTTTCTCCATTTGTAGCAAACAGAGCAACCCAAATTAGACACAGAACAAAGCCGGCACAATGGAACCACGTTCCTGGAATAGTCAATCCAGCTGATATGGCCTCCAGAGGCGCAACCATACATCAACTGACAAACTCTCACTGGTTTTGTGGCCCAGACTTCCTATGGAAGGAAAATCTTGACGACATCTTGCTCAATCAACCTACGCGCTTCAATGTTGCTGCATCAGATCCAGAACTGAGGAAAACTATTAGGGTAGATATGAACCAGGTTACCTACCCCATCAAAGTCGAAAACTTCTCAAAGTGGGACAATCTCATCAGGGCAACAGCACAACTACGTGCAGTCGCTAAACGAGCCAAGGACAAGCTGAAGCCAATCTGGAAACTTGAAAAAATGTCTAGAGAACATTCTCAAGATGCAGAGGCTCTTCTCATCAGGCTTGATCAACAAAAGTACTTCCATTCAGAAATACTGGACATCCAAGCACACGG GAGGATGGACACCGCCGGACTACGGACCGCCATGTACGAAATCTGCAGCATAATCAATGGGAAACCACTGACCTGTTCAAATCTGAACAATCCCGATGAAGGAGTTATAACCCCACATCATCTGATCACCATGAAGCCTGTGTCAGTACCTACACATCAGGAGATAGGTGAAGTGCCAGACGGCGAGGTATACGgaaaaaacatgtttgaaaAGACGCAACGTTTCGCCAATGAGTTCTGGCGCCACTGGCAGGACTACCTGACAAAGGTAGAGACCCGACAAAAATGGAGAAATCCATGCCAAAACCTTAAGGTGGGAGACGTTGTCGCAGTTGTTGATGAAAACACTTGGCGTAGTCAGTGGAAGGTGGGAGCCGTCGACTCCGTGAATACAGGTAGAGATGGGTTGGTCAGATCCGCTACTGTCAGAATCTCAAACCCAGAACAGATAACGCGTTCCGGCAAGCGGAAAGGGGAACCTAACATGCTTTACAGACCCATACAGAAACTACTGCTATTGGTTAGCATAAACTCCAAGTACTAA
- the LOC137389525 gene encoding plasmanylethanolamine desaturase 1-like, translating to MAPCNKATNDASTKDQNGVNNTTDMADSKNKSLEDAKTSNSKRQPGKKWGSGNANAQQLAGLYSKEKRAQEIIGLSVCVLLIAVDFFLLVRYFDSSRTIYIILSALAGICTADFASGIVHWGADTWGTVDFPIIGPALLRPFREHHIDPTSICRHDFIETNADCFTICIPFIGYSIFKFCTYSPEQIALTYNFEMYVFFLACFVTMTNEFHKWSHTYFGLPKWISLLQDYHVILPRIHHRYHHVSPHEVNYCITTGWLNPPLEAINFWRKAEHVITKLTGAIPRSDDMKWSKVE from the coding sequence ATGGCTCCTTGTAACAAAGCAACTAACGATGCTTCGACTAAAGACCAAAACGGCGTGAACAACACTACTGATATGGCGGATAGTAAGAATAAATCTCTCGAGGACGCAAAAACTTCGAACAGCAAACGACAACCTGGAAAAAAATGGGGCAGTGGAAATGCTAATGCTCAGCAGCTGGCAGGGTTGTACAGCAAAGAAAAAAGAGCACAGGAAATAATCGGCCTGTCTGTATGCGTGTTGCTAATAGCTGTTGATTTTTTTCTCCTTGTGAGGTACTTCGATTCTTCGCGTACTATATACATCATACTCTCAGCCCTAGCTGGAATTTGTACTGCTGATTTTGCAAGCGGAATTGTTCACTGGGGAGCAGACACTTGGGGTACAGTCGACTTTCCAATTATTGGCCCTGCTCTATTAAGGCCATTCAGAGAACATCACATTGACCCTACGTCAATATGCAGACACGATTTTATCGAGACAAATGCTGACTGCTTTACTATTTGTATACCATTTATTGGATATTCCATCTTTAAATTTTGTACCTATTCGCCAGAACAAATTGCCTTGACGTACAACTTTGAAATGTATGTGTTTTTCCTTGCATGTTTTGTCACCATGACCAATGAATTTCACAAGTGGTCACACACATACTTCGGGCTCCCTAAATGGATATCACTTCTACAGGATTACCATGTAATTCTTCCACGTATTCATCATCGTTATCACCATGTTTCACCTCATGAAGTTAACTATTGCATAACAACTGGCTGGCTAAATCCACCTTTGGAAGCAATAAACTTTTGGAGAAAAGCCGAACACGTCATCACTAAATTAACTGGGGCTATTCCTCGTTCTGATGATATGAAATGGTCAAAAGTGGAGTGA
- the LOC137389524 gene encoding WD repeat and SOCS box-containing protein 1-like isoform X1 — MDVASQPFAGCKQASDFEQARRLCTLRAPQNNNRGDCKKQSQCWDTAWSSDSRLFAWSCGRRQVKIVRTEDFDNYEALEKCIKIDCWQIVMALEFADLSRHRDSIQVPTDTHNYRILQWEEHSQVLAIGMRNGRIRLIDVNTGSILLELLDHTDHVSHLQFIPDSTLTLASASYDGTIKLWDLADDGNMRASIKPTDHLSCRGEVHKVFCISSSPDTLRLASVGTFKTVVIFNMQTLKVAQKLVGHANHVNCCQFGPDGVLLITASVDTSAIIWNSYTGQIFAKLGHQYPPPPEWFPGENDTEVLQCAFTRSGLGAATVASDGYVRFWDLTNELEEPSTVYEVADPLCCSFNMSGSKLAIGTTSGDVEMVKNTCKTLSLAKLCRTVVNNIKDINYFAINDMMIPSSLKEFLRYEYVDL, encoded by the exons ATGGACGTAGCGTCACAACCCTTTGCAGGCTGCAAACAAGCTTCAGACTTTG AACAGGCAAGGCGGCTCTGCACTCTCCGTGCCCCACAAAATAATAACCGTGGAGACTGTAAGAAACAGAGTCAGTGTTGGGATACAGCCTGGTCATCCGACTCTCGGCTCTTTGCCTGGTCATGTGGGCGACGACAGGTGAAGATAGTGCGGACAGAAGACTTTGACAATTATGA GGCACTGGAAAAGTGCATCAAAATTGACTGCTGGCAAATTGTAATGGCACTGGAGTTTGCGGACCTCAGCAGGCACAGAGACAGCATACAAGTGCCCACAGATACTCACAATTACCGTATCCTCCAATGGGAAGAACATAGCCAGGTGCTGGCTATTGGGATGAGGAACGGTCGCATCAGGCTCATCGATGTCAATACAG GCAGCATCTTGCTTGAGCTTTTAGACCACACAGATCACGTCTCTCACTTACAGTTCATACCAGATAGTACACTGACATTAGCGTCGGCATCATACGACGGGACTATCAAg CTCTGGGACCTGGCAGATGATGGCAATATGAGAGCTTCCATCAAGCCCACAGACCATCTCTCGTGTCGAGGAGAAGTACACAAAGTATTCTGCATCTCTTCGTCACCAGACACTCTCAGACTAGCCTCTGTTGGCACTTTCAAAACA GTTGTCATATTCAATATGCAAACCCTTAAGGTGGCCCAAAAACTGGTTGGACACGCAAATCACGTCAACTGCTGTCAATTTGGCCCAGACGGGGTGTTGCTGATCACAGCCTCAGTTGATACATCGGCCATCATTTGGAACTCCTACACTGGCCAAATCTTTGCTAAGTTAGG CCACCAGTATCCACCTCCACCAGAATGGTTTCCAGGAGAGAATGATACTGAGGTATTGCAATGCGCATTCACAAGAAGTGGTCTAGGGGCAGCGACCGTCGCTAGCGATGG ATATGTAAGATTCTGGGACTTAACCAATGAGTTGGAGGAGCCATCAACGGTATATGAGGTCGCTGACCCTTTGTGTTGTTCGTTCAATATGTCAGGAAGCAAGTTGGCAATTGG CACCACCAGTGGAGATGTTGAGATGGTGAAAAACACATGCAAGACATTATCACTAGCCAAGCTGTGCAGGACAGTTGTCAACAATATCAAAGACATcaattattttgctattaaCGATATGATGATTCCCAGCTCACTCAAAGAATTCCTCAGATATGAGTATGTAGATCTGTGA
- the LOC137389524 gene encoding WD repeat and SOCS box-containing protein 1-like isoform X2, whose product MLIAIEQARRLCTLRAPQNNNRGDCKKQSQCWDTAWSSDSRLFAWSCGRRQVKIVRTEDFDNYEALEKCIKIDCWQIVMALEFADLSRHRDSIQVPTDTHNYRILQWEEHSQVLAIGMRNGRIRLIDVNTGSILLELLDHTDHVSHLQFIPDSTLTLASASYDGTIKLWDLADDGNMRASIKPTDHLSCRGEVHKVFCISSSPDTLRLASVGTFKTVVIFNMQTLKVAQKLVGHANHVNCCQFGPDGVLLITASVDTSAIIWNSYTGQIFAKLGHQYPPPPEWFPGENDTEVLQCAFTRSGLGAATVASDGYVRFWDLTNELEEPSTVYEVADPLCCSFNMSGSKLAIGTTSGDVEMVKNTCKTLSLAKLCRTVVNNIKDINYFAINDMMIPSSLKEFLRYEYVDL is encoded by the exons ATGCTCATAGCTATCG AACAGGCAAGGCGGCTCTGCACTCTCCGTGCCCCACAAAATAATAACCGTGGAGACTGTAAGAAACAGAGTCAGTGTTGGGATACAGCCTGGTCATCCGACTCTCGGCTCTTTGCCTGGTCATGTGGGCGACGACAGGTGAAGATAGTGCGGACAGAAGACTTTGACAATTATGA GGCACTGGAAAAGTGCATCAAAATTGACTGCTGGCAAATTGTAATGGCACTGGAGTTTGCGGACCTCAGCAGGCACAGAGACAGCATACAAGTGCCCACAGATACTCACAATTACCGTATCCTCCAATGGGAAGAACATAGCCAGGTGCTGGCTATTGGGATGAGGAACGGTCGCATCAGGCTCATCGATGTCAATACAG GCAGCATCTTGCTTGAGCTTTTAGACCACACAGATCACGTCTCTCACTTACAGTTCATACCAGATAGTACACTGACATTAGCGTCGGCATCATACGACGGGACTATCAAg CTCTGGGACCTGGCAGATGATGGCAATATGAGAGCTTCCATCAAGCCCACAGACCATCTCTCGTGTCGAGGAGAAGTACACAAAGTATTCTGCATCTCTTCGTCACCAGACACTCTCAGACTAGCCTCTGTTGGCACTTTCAAAACA GTTGTCATATTCAATATGCAAACCCTTAAGGTGGCCCAAAAACTGGTTGGACACGCAAATCACGTCAACTGCTGTCAATTTGGCCCAGACGGGGTGTTGCTGATCACAGCCTCAGTTGATACATCGGCCATCATTTGGAACTCCTACACTGGCCAAATCTTTGCTAAGTTAGG CCACCAGTATCCACCTCCACCAGAATGGTTTCCAGGAGAGAATGATACTGAGGTATTGCAATGCGCATTCACAAGAAGTGGTCTAGGGGCAGCGACCGTCGCTAGCGATGG ATATGTAAGATTCTGGGACTTAACCAATGAGTTGGAGGAGCCATCAACGGTATATGAGGTCGCTGACCCTTTGTGTTGTTCGTTCAATATGTCAGGAAGCAAGTTGGCAATTGG CACCACCAGTGGAGATGTTGAGATGGTGAAAAACACATGCAAGACATTATCACTAGCCAAGCTGTGCAGGACAGTTGTCAACAATATCAAAGACATcaattattttgctattaaCGATATGATGATTCCCAGCTCACTCAAAGAATTCCTCAGATATGAGTATGTAGATCTGTGA